From one Culex quinquefasciatus strain JHB chromosome 3, VPISU_Cqui_1.0_pri_paternal, whole genome shotgun sequence genomic stretch:
- the LOC6049794 gene encoding larval cuticle protein 65Ag1, with the protein MKFAVAFAAILALALAAPVDEKDAQVLKYDNDVAADGYSFQYDTSNGIKAQEKAELKSFGDDVSALVVRGSFSYTAADGQVYTVNYVADENGFQPEAAHLPQA; encoded by the coding sequence ATGAAATTCGCCGTTGCATTCGCCGCCATCCTGGCCCTGGCCCTGGCCGCCCCCGTCGACGAGAAGGACGCTCAGGTGCTGAAGTACGACAACGATGTGGCCGCCGACGGATACAGCTTCCAGTACGACACCAGCAACGGAATCAAGGCCCAGGAGAAGGCTGAGCTGAAGAGCTTCGGAGATGATGTGTCGGCCCTGGTTGTTCGCGGAAGCTTCTCCTACACCGCTGCTGACGGTCAGGTCTACACCGTGAACTATGTCGCCGACGAGAACGGATTCCAGCCGGAAGCCGCCCATCTGCCCCAGGCTTAA
- the LOC6049793 gene encoding flexible cuticle protein 12, which translates to MKTIVVFCMVLMAGLAAPVDDSQNAQIVKYESENIGIDGYRFEFETSDGTARQEQAELRNAGTDAEAIVVRGSYSYVGPDGTQYVINYVADENGFQPEGAHIPK; encoded by the exons ATGAAAACG ATTGTTGTGTTTTGCATGGTTCTGATGGCAGGGTTGGCTGCCCCGGTGGATGATTCACAAAATGCACAAATCGTAAAATACGAAAGTGAAAACATTGGCATAGATGGATACAGATTCGA ATTTGAAACCAGTGATGGAACGGCACGTCAAGAACAAGCGGAGCTCCGGAATGCCGGTACCGATGCTGAAGCGATAGTAGTCCGAGGCTCCTACTCGTACGTTGGACCAGATGGAACACAGTACGTGATCAATTACGTGGCGGATGAAAACGGGTTCCAGCCGGAGGGAGCTCACATTCCCAAGTAG
- the LOC6049788 gene encoding cuticle protein CP14.6 → MKLFVALSAVLAVAAAVGDYHAVEHKHIPIVHSELLQSNDGQFKYGYESANGIVVQEEGHVKNLGSKDQETNVAHGSYSYVDPHGVPVSVSYTADENGFHAHGSHIPTPPPLPIELVEAYAKVGSHPEAHHEEPEVYKGH, encoded by the exons atgaaGCTG TTCGTTGCATTGTCCGCCGTGTTGGCCGTGGCCGCCGCCGTTGGAGACTACCACGCCGTGGAGCACAAGCACATCCCGATCGTCCACAGCGAGCTGCTGCAGAGCAACGATGGCCAGTTCAAGTACGGATACGAATCGGCCAACGGAATCGTGGTGCAGGAGGAAGGACACGTCAAGAACCTGGGCAGCAAGGACCAAGAGACGAATGTGGCCCACGGATCGTACTCGTACGTCGACCCCCATGGTGTTCCAGTGTCGGTGAGCTACACCGCCGATGAGAACGGCTTCCACGCTCACGGATCGCACATCCCAACCCCGCCCCCACTACCGATCGAGCTGGTCGAAGCCTACGCCAAGGTTGGATCCCACCCGGAAGCCCATCACGAGGAACCCGAAGTGTACAAGGGTCACTAA
- the LOC6049791 gene encoding endocuticle structural glycoprotein SgAbd-5, with the protein MKFLVVFAVVLLSTCQLTVAQDDVQLVQFTNENGVDGSYNFAYEQSDGQKREEAGVLKPVEGAEAPAISVTGSYEFTDPTGQRYRVDYTADERGYRPTVTKL; encoded by the exons ATGAAATTCCTG gTTGTTTTTGCTGTCGTGCTGCTGTCAACGTGTCAGCTTACCGTAGCCCAGGACGATGTACAGCTTGTTCAGTTTACTAACGAGAACGGCGTCGATGGAAGCTACAACTTTGC gtACGAGCAATCCGACGGCCAGAAGCGCGAGGAAGCTGGCGTGTTGAAGCCGGTTGAGGGAGCCGAAGCTCCGGCCATTTCCGTGACGGGCTCGTACGAGTTTACCGATCCCACTGGACAGCGGTACCGCGTGGACTACACCGCCGACGAGCGCGGATATCGGCCAACGGTAACGAAGCTGTAA
- the LOC6049792 gene encoding endocuticle structural glycoprotein SgAbd-2 has product MKFGWTLCWSLLALPVIVVSGQDLSDPDLQSMLTEYSSVHMTESYRFSYATADGQFREETGMLMNPGTPQEELVVVGMYGYETDDGTQVMVMYVSGKGGYKAKTKFRKLAESERKKKLLSSLIG; this is encoded by the exons ATGAAGTTTGGCTGGACACTCTGTTGGTCTCTGCTGGCCCTGCCAGTGATCGTGGTCAGCGGCCAAGATCTGAGCGATCCCGACCTACAGTCGATGCTGACGGAGTACTCGTCGGTGCACATGACGGAGAGCTACCGCTTCAG CTACGCCACCGCCGATGGACAGTTTCGTGAGGAAACCGGAATGTTGATGAACCCGGGAACCCCGCAGGAGGAGCTGGTTGTGGTGGGAATGTACGGGTACGAGACCGACGACGGAACCCAGGTGATGGTCATGTACGTCAGTGGGAAGGGTGGCTACAAGGCGAAGACCAAGTTTCGGAAGCTGGCGGAATCGGAGCGGAAAAAGAAGCTGCTTAGTTCGCTGATTGGATAG